The Erythrobacter sp. HL-111 DNA segment GTCGTGTGACCAGTCGAACCTTTCGTGGGTGACGACGCTCTTGGGTATCGCGCGGGCGCTGTCGCGGCGGTCGAAGCTGAGATCCCTGCGGGACGAGCGGACGTTGTAGGCATGGAGCCCGTCGGTCCAGCGCAACCGGCCTTCGAGCTTCCGCGCATAGGGATCGATCAGCAGTTTGTGCGGATTGAAGCGATGGCCGTCGTGCGGGGCGTAGGGACCGTGGGCGCGGAAACCGTAAAGCTGACCGGGCCGCGCGCCGGGCAGGTAGCCGTGCCAGACCTCGTCGGTCCATTCGGGCAGGTCATGGCTGGCGAGCTGGCGCTTGCCCGTGGCATCGAACAGGCACAGTTCCACCCGCGTCGCGTGGGCCGAGAACACCGCGAAATTGACCCCGAGGCCATCGAAGGTCGAACCGAGCGGATAGGGGGAACCGGGCTCGAGCGCGCCCGCGATCAAGTCGCGCTCCCCGGTTTGAGCGCGATCACGCCGAGCGGCGGGAGCGTGAGCGAAAGCGAGGCGGGGCGGTGGTGGCTCGCTTCGCCGCTGGCGGTGATCGCGCCGCCATTGCCGGTGTTGGAGCCGCCGTAAAGCCCGGCGTCGGAATTGAGGATCTCGCGCCATTCGCCGCCCCGGGGCACGCCGATGCGGTAATCGTGGTGCGGTTCGGGCGTCAGGTTGGCGGCAATGACGAGCGGGGGATCGCCCTCGTTCCCCTGCCGTTCCCAGACGAACACGCTGTTTTGGCTGTCGTCCCCCACGATCCAGTCGAAATGTGCATGGTCGGCGTCGCGGGCGTGGAGCGCGCCTTCGGTGCAGTGCAGGTGGTTGAGGTCGCGCACGAGCCGCTGGATGCCGGCGTGCTTGGGATCGCCGAGCAGGTGCCACGGCAGCTGCGAATCGTGGTTCCACTCGCCCGGCTGGCCGAGTTCGCAGCCCATGAACAGCAGCTTCTTGCCCGGATGGATCCACATGAAGGTGAGATAGGCGCGCAGGTTCGCGAAACGCCGCCATTCGTCGCCGGGCATCTTGGCGAGCAGCGAGCCCTTGCCGTGGACCACCTCGTCATGGCTGATCGGCAGGACGAATTTCTCCGAGAAGGAATAGACGAGGCTGAAGGTCATCTCGCCATGGTGCCAGGCGCGATGCACGGGATCGCGCTTCACGTATTCGAGGCTGTCGTGCATCCAGCCCATGTTCCACTTGTAGTCGAAACCCAGCCCGCCTTCGGAAACCGGTGCCGTGACACCGGGAAAGGCGGTCGATTCCTCCGCCAGCGTGATCGCGCCCATGCCCTCGTCGGCAAGGCGGGTGTTGAGGTCGCGCAGGAAGGCGATGCTTTCCAGGTTCTCGCGCCCGCCGTGGAGGTTGGGGACCCATTCGCCCTCCTTGCGGCTGTAGTCGCGATAGAGCATCGAGGCGACCGCATCGACGCGCAGGCCGTCGACATGGAATTCGCGCGCCCACCACAGCGCGCTCGAGAGCAGGAACCCGGCGACCTCGCGGCGGCCGAGATTGTAGATCAGCGTGTCCCAGTCCTGATGGAATCCCTCGCGCGGGTCGGCGTGTTCGTAAAGGTGCGTGCCGTCGAAGGTCGCAAGGCCGTGCGGGTCGGTCGGAAAATGCGCGGGAACCCAGTCGAGGATGACGCCGATCCCCGCCTTGTGCGCCTCGTTCACGAACCGGGCAAAGCCCTCGGGCGTGCCGAAGCGGGCGCTGGGCGCGAATTGCGAGAGCGGCTGGTAGCCCCACGAACCGGCGAAGGGGTGTTCCATGATCGGCAGGAACTCGACATGGGTGAAACCGAGATCGGCGACATAGGGGATGAGCCGTTCGGCGAGCGCGCGCCAGCCGAAGGTTTCGTGGATGTCCTCGCCCGGGCGCATCCAGCTGCCCGGATGGACCTCGTAGATCGCCATGGGCCGGTCCGGCCCCTGCGCTGCGCGGCGGCTTTCCATCCATTCGTCGTCGGACCATTCGAAATCGGGCAGCGGCTCGACGATCGAGGCGGTCGCGGGAGGAAGCTCGGTACGGCGGGCGAGCGGGTCGGCCTTCTGCATCACCGCGCCGTCGGACCCGGCGACCTCGAACTTGTAGCGTTCGCCCGGGGCGAGGCGCGGCACGAACAGCTCCCACACGCCGGCATCGTGGCGCAGGCGCATCGGGTGGCGGCGGCCGTCCCAGCTGTTGAAGTCGCCCACGACCGAAACCCGCCGCGCATTGGGCGCCCAGACGCTGAAGAGCACGCCGTCCACGCCCTCGATCCGCCTCGGGACGGCTCCGAAATGGCGCGCCAGATCGCGGTGGCGGCCTTCGGAAAAGAGGTGGAGGTCGAAATCGCCCAGCAGCACGCCGAAGGCATAGGGGTCCTCCGTCTCGTGCTCGCCATCGGGCCAGCGCACGCGCAGGCGGTAGCTCCTGTTGCGCCCGAGCTTGCCGACGAACAGGCCGTGGCCCGCGTCCTCCATCTCGGCGATCGTCCTGCCGGACTTCGCGTTGACCAAGGTCACGCCCTCGGCTCCCGGCTGGAAGGTGCGCACGATCCGCCCCTTACCGCCATCATGCGGGCCGAACACGGCGAAGGGGTCGGACAGTCGGCCTTCGATCGCTTCGGATGCGATGGCGGCGAGATCCTTGCTCATCAGGTTCACGGGCTTTCTCCGGAAAACAGGCGCTGCGACGCGGCGGCTAGGCCGGCGAGCGGGATGGGGAGCCAGTCGGGGCGGTTCGCCGCCTCGTAGGCGATTTCATAAGCGGCCTTCTCGAGCACGAAGAGATCGAGCAGCGAGGCCGAGAAATGCGGGGCGCTCGCGGCATAGGCATCGCAGAATGCCCGCCGCGCCTCGATCTCGAAGCGGTCGAAGAGTTCGCTCGCACGTTTCTGTTCGCGGCCCGCGAGCGAAGGCAGTTCGCGCCGCACCGCCGCCTCGGCATAGCCGAAGCTTCGGAGCAGGCCCGCGACATCGCGCAGGGGCACGTCCTTGGCGCGGCGCTCCTCGACCGGGCGGGCCGGCTCGCCCTCGAAATCGATGAAGACGACATCGTCGCCCGCGACCAGCAATTGCCCGAGGTGAAGGTCGCCGTGGATGCGCGTCACCTGCGTGCCGGTCGCATCGGCGGCGATCGCGGTGATGCGGTTGTGCAGCTCTTCGCGGTGCTCCTTGAGGCGGGCGAGCGTGTCGGCCTCGTCCCACTGGAGCTCGGCGCGTTCGAGGATGCCGAGCGCCTTGTCGATCTCGGCATTGACCCGCTCGGCAAGTCGCCCGGCGCTGCCCCGGTCGAGCATGGCGGGGGCGAAGGCCGGGTCCTCGGTCGGGGTGGCAAGAAGGGCGTGCATCTCCGCAAGGCGCTCGCCCAGGCGGGTCGCGAAATGTTCGAAGAAAGGCACGGGATTGCCCTTTTCCGGCAGCTCGCGGGCATCGAGCGCGGCGCGTTCGAGCGCGTCCAGCGTCCAGCGCCAGCCATCGCCCTGGTTGCGGACGAAGCACTGCGCCAGCATCAGCGTGTGGCTCGTGCCGTCCGGCGACACCCGCCGGGCCTGGCCGAGGAAGGGCGCAACCGCCTCGTAATGGAGGTCGCACAGGTATTTCGTCATCTCGGCCTCGGGATGGACGCCGGGCTGGAGCCGCCGCAGCAGCTTCACCACCGCCCGGTCGGCGAGGATGAGGGTCGAATTGGACTGTTCGGCGGCAAGCCATTCGGTCGCGGCGTCTTCACCGAGGTCGAATGCCTCCTCCCCCTCGAACACCAGCGTGCCATCCCCCGTGTCGAACTCGGCGCTGTCACGAAAGGCGCGAATCACGGCGCGCGGGAAGCTGTTCACCGCAAAGCCGTCCGTCAGCAGCCCGACATGGCGCCCGCGCCGCGTCCGGGCGAGCGCGAGGTTGGGCGCGAAGGGGCCTTCGTGCTCGCCCTCCCAGGCGATGCCGAAGGGCAGGGCATAGGTGCTCGTCCCGCTGTCGAGCCTTACCTCGACCTCGGCCAGCAGCAGATCGTCGGCAAGCTGCGCGTGGCGCGCGATGCGCGTTCCGGCGATGTCCTCGTCCTTCTGCCCGAACCAGCGCCGCTCGGCGATGTAGGCGGGCAGGATGTCGCCTTCGAGCACCTGCCGGTTCTCGCCTTCGAGCACGTCGGCAAGTCCGGGGCGCAGGACGAAAGTGTGATGTTCGACCTCGTGCGAGGGGGCGGCGGAGGACCAGTCGGGGGCCTCGACCTTCTCGTCGAGCCGGAACCAGTAGAAGCCGTAAGGCGGCAGGGTCAGCAGGAAGGGCAGGGTGCCGATCGCGGGAAAGGGGGTTTCGCCCGAAAGTTCGACCGGCGTGAACCCGGTGAATTCG contains these protein-coding regions:
- the glgB gene encoding 1,4-alpha-glucan branching protein GlgB, which codes for MSKDLAAIASEAIEGRLSDPFAVFGPHDGGKGRIVRTFQPGAEGVTLVNAKSGRTIAEMEDAGHGLFVGKLGRNRSYRLRVRWPDGEHETEDPYAFGVLLGDFDLHLFSEGRHRDLARHFGAVPRRIEGVDGVLFSVWAPNARRVSVVGDFNSWDGRRHPMRLRHDAGVWELFVPRLAPGERYKFEVAGSDGAVMQKADPLARRTELPPATASIVEPLPDFEWSDDEWMESRRAAQGPDRPMAIYEVHPGSWMRPGEDIHETFGWRALAERLIPYVADLGFTHVEFLPIMEHPFAGSWGYQPLSQFAPSARFGTPEGFARFVNEAHKAGIGVILDWVPAHFPTDPHGLATFDGTHLYEHADPREGFHQDWDTLIYNLGRREVAGFLLSSALWWAREFHVDGLRVDAVASMLYRDYSRKEGEWVPNLHGGRENLESIAFLRDLNTRLADEGMGAITLAEESTAFPGVTAPVSEGGLGFDYKWNMGWMHDSLEYVKRDPVHRAWHHGEMTFSLVYSFSEKFVLPISHDEVVHGKGSLLAKMPGDEWRRFANLRAYLTFMWIHPGKKLLFMGCELGQPGEWNHDSQLPWHLLGDPKHAGIQRLVRDLNHLHCTEGALHARDADHAHFDWIVGDDSQNSVFVWERQGNEGDPPLVIAANLTPEPHHDYRIGVPRGGEWREILNSDAGLYGGSNTGNGGAITASGEASHHRPASLSLTLPPLGVIALKPGSAT
- the treS gene encoding maltose alpha-D-glucosyltransferase; protein product: MAEADPQLPLEEFKADPSWYKDAVIYQLHVKSFFDANNDGIGDFAGLMQKLDHIADLGVTAIWLLPFYPSPRRDDGYDIADYYDVSPDYGTLEDFRAFVEAAHRRGIRVITELVINHTSDEHPWFQAARKAPPGSPERDFYVWSDDDEKYAGTRIIFCDTEKSNWSWDEEAGAYYWHRFYSHQPDLNFDNPRVLEEVIKVMHFWLDMGVDGLRLDAIPYLIEREGTSNENLPETHEVLRKIRADLDEHYPDRMLIAEANMWPEDTQQYFGPQGEECHMAFHFPLMPRMYMAVAQEDRFPITDIMRQTPPIPEQSQWAIFLRNHDELTLEMVTDAERDYLWETYAADRRARFNLGIRRRLAPLMGRDRRRIELMNALLLTMPGTPIIYYGDEIGMGDNIFLGDRDGVRTPMQWSPDRAGGFSRADPPRLALPPIQDPLYGYDVVNVESQERDSHSLLNWVKRMLAVRREYRAFGRGTQRFLKPRNRKVLAFLREDGEDTILCVANLASSAQAVELDLAEFTGFTPVELSGETPFPAIGTLPFLLTLPPYGFYWFRLDEKVEAPDWSSAAPSHEVEHHTFVLRPGLADVLEGENRQVLEGDILPAYIAERRWFGQKDEDIAGTRIARHAQLADDLLLAEVEVRLDSGTSTYALPFGIAWEGEHEGPFAPNLALARTRRGRHVGLLTDGFAVNSFPRAVIRAFRDSAEFDTGDGTLVFEGEEAFDLGEDAATEWLAAEQSNSTLILADRAVVKLLRRLQPGVHPEAEMTKYLCDLHYEAVAPFLGQARRVSPDGTSHTLMLAQCFVRNQGDGWRWTLDALERAALDARELPEKGNPVPFFEHFATRLGERLAEMHALLATPTEDPAFAPAMLDRGSAGRLAERVNAEIDKALGILERAELQWDEADTLARLKEHREELHNRITAIAADATGTQVTRIHGDLHLGQLLVAGDDVVFIDFEGEPARPVEERRAKDVPLRDVAGLLRSFGYAEAAVRRELPSLAGREQKRASELFDRFEIEARRAFCDAYAASAPHFSASLLDLFVLEKAAYEIAYEAANRPDWLPIPLAGLAAASQRLFSGESP